One segment of Coriobacteriia bacterium DNA contains the following:
- a CDS encoding MraY family glycosyltransferase — protein MSLQHYALIFAVGLVVTLVVTPLVRHFAIKHGLVDFPGGRKVHTKPIPRLGGVAIFAGVMAAVGVEAFGEMYLGWGGTIVGGGTARVRILGVLLGITIIFLVGLVDDLRTLSPGAKLIGQIVAAGVVVGSGLKIVYVGDPFAGGLVELGLLSIPITMLYIVGFTNVINLIDGLDGLAAGVSAIAAASLLILAAQGNRLDAAAFAVAVIGACVGFLRYNSNPASIFMGDSGALFLGFTLATISLMGVMKSSAAIALAVPLLIIGVPIFDTASAIVRRVLHKRPIQEADKGHIHHRLLGRGFNQRQTVFIIYVWSIALALGGYAIRYAPGPMKALTFLVLFVITGFMAYWLGLFEAVGHAEGEAAVGETNKGNGRSVEKTS, from the coding sequence GTGAGCCTTCAGCACTACGCGCTCATCTTCGCGGTCGGGCTGGTCGTCACGCTTGTGGTGACGCCGCTGGTTCGGCACTTCGCGATCAAGCATGGGCTGGTCGACTTCCCCGGTGGGCGCAAGGTGCACACCAAGCCCATCCCTCGCCTGGGAGGCGTCGCAATCTTCGCAGGGGTGATGGCCGCCGTGGGCGTTGAGGCTTTCGGCGAGATGTACCTTGGCTGGGGTGGGACGATCGTGGGCGGCGGCACCGCTCGGGTCCGAATCCTCGGCGTGCTCCTGGGGATTACCATCATCTTCCTTGTAGGGCTGGTCGACGACCTCAGGACGCTTTCTCCGGGGGCTAAGCTCATCGGCCAGATCGTTGCCGCAGGAGTCGTCGTGGGGTCCGGGCTCAAGATCGTCTACGTGGGCGATCCCTTCGCGGGCGGGCTCGTCGAGCTGGGGCTTCTGTCCATCCCGATAACGATGCTCTACATCGTCGGCTTTACCAACGTCATCAACTTGATCGACGGGCTGGATGGCTTGGCGGCCGGCGTCAGTGCGATTGCGGCTGCCAGCCTGCTCATCTTGGCCGCGCAGGGTAACCGACTGGACGCCGCTGCATTCGCCGTGGCTGTTATCGGCGCGTGTGTTGGCTTCCTGCGCTACAACTCAAACCCGGCCTCGATCTTCATGGGCGATTCCGGCGCGCTCTTCCTGGGGTTCACGCTCGCGACCATCTCGCTCATGGGCGTCATGAAGTCCAGTGCGGCGATCGCTTTGGCGGTTCCGCTGCTCATTATCGGCGTGCCTATCTTCGACACGGCCTCGGCGATCGTGAGGCGAGTGCTGCACAAACGCCCAATCCAAGAAGCCGACAAGGGGCACATCCACCACCGGCTCCTTGGCCGAGGATTCAACCAGCGTCAAACCGTGTTCATTATTTACGTGTGGTCCATCGCGTTGGCCCTTGGCGGATACGCGATTCGATACGCCCCCGGGCCGATGAAGGCACTCACGTTCCTCGTCCTCTTCGTCATTACCGGGTTCATGGCGTACTGGCTCGGCTTGTTCGAAGCGGTCGGCCATGCCGAGGGGGAAGCGGCTGTTGGTG
- a CDS encoding cytidine/deoxycytidylate deaminase family protein, which produces MPRPSWDEYFMSIAEQVSGRSTCLRRATGAILVKDKRILATGYNGVPKGLAHCEQVGCLREQRHIPSGTRHELCRGIHAEQNAVIQAAKHGIAMDGATAYCTHQPCVLCAKILLNSGVVDIVYRDPYPDPLSAELLAEAGVVPRQLIAVAPGAALLPPEDAGL; this is translated from the coding sequence CTGGGACGAGTACTTCATGTCTATCGCCGAGCAGGTGTCCGGACGCTCGACATGTCTGCGCCGTGCCACGGGAGCGATCCTCGTCAAGGACAAGCGCATTCTGGCGACCGGCTACAACGGTGTGCCCAAAGGGCTCGCGCACTGCGAGCAGGTGGGTTGCCTGCGCGAGCAGCGCCACATCCCCAGTGGGACGCGTCACGAACTATGCCGAGGCATCCACGCCGAGCAAAACGCAGTCATCCAGGCCGCCAAGCACGGGATTGCCATGGACGGCGCGACCGCCTATTGCACGCACCAGCCGTGCGTGTTGTGCGCCAAGATTCTGCTGAACTCGGGAGTGGTCGACATCGTCTACCGCGACCCCTACCCTGACCCGCTCTCGGCCGAACTCCTTGCCGAGGCGGGTGTGGTTCCTCGGCAGCTGATTGCTGTGGCGCCGGGCGCGGCGCTGCTCCCACCTGAGGACGCCGGTCTGTGA